In a single window of the Saccharothrix australiensis genome:
- a CDS encoding carboxyl transferase domain-containing protein, whose protein sequence is MFSRIVIVNRGEAAVRLINAVRELAAETGAPIETVALHTDVDRNATFVRAADIAYDLGPASARPYLDLKVLERALVETGADAAWVGWGFVAEDPAFAELCEQVGVTFIGPGPDAMRKLGDKIGAKLIAEEVGVPVAPWSRGAVETLDAALEAAAGIGYPLMLKATAGGGGRGIRVITSDAELVDAYERTSQEAARAFGSGVVFLERLVTGARHVEVQVIADGQGTAWALGVRDCSVQRRNQKIIEESASPVLDAEQAAELKASAERLAVAVGYRGAATVEFLYHPGDRLFAFLEVNTRLQVEHPITEATTGFDLVKAQLWVASGGRLEGAPPAERGHAVEARLNAEDPDRDFAPSPGRIALLDLPAGPGIRVDTGVSEGDTIPADFDSMIAKIIAYGRDRDEALGRLRRAMAQTSVIIEGGATNKSFVLDLLNRPEVIDASADTGWIDRVRAEGDLVSHRHSAVALAAAAIEAYEEEERAERQRLLSTAFGGRPQAQHHSGRPLDLKLRGVGYRVRVARVGARRFRVGIEVGDAVRTADVEVDRVDRHTGQITVNGNRYRLLTGTHGPIHLVEVDGVTHRISRDEGGVLRSPSPALVVATPLEVGAEVEAGAPVLVLESMKMETVLRAPFKARLKECLVSVGGQVETGAPLLRLEPLADAADDGPSTTAVVELDLPAAPAHAPARERAARGQEDLRSLLLGFDVDPHDEGRVLDDYLAARRAATDDGHRPLAGEFDLVGVFADLAELSRNRPSGEDGGDGHVHSAREYFHTYLQSLDVERAGLPEAFQAKLRTALGHYGVADLERSPGLEAAVFRIFLAQQRASADVAVVTALLRAWLGEAPPDETLREPAGLVLERLVAATQVRFPVVADLARGVVFAWFGQPLLRRNRARVYAHVRKHLRHLDAHPDAPDRAERVAEMVRSTEPLVRLLGQRLVRHDPDNSVMLEVLTRRYYGNKGLTGVRTAEVAGCSFVVAERAGSLLVSAAVEFAALGGALRGLAELAGGDEALDADIYLSWENQPEDSDAMAAALHDVVSAHPLPAGVRRLTTTVAGSGGAVMHHHFTFRPSTTGMAEERLIRGLHPYIAQRMQLERLAKFDLTRLPSSDEEVYLFQCVARENPSDDRLVAFAQVRDLTELREQGGRLVALPTAEDTIATCLDSIRRAQALRPSKKRFPTNRIVVYVWPPSDITREELETIAGRVLPTTAGAGLEEILFIARQRDRGTGELRKIAVRVSFDATGGTELTVGEPPTEPVEPLDDYRLKVLRASSRNTVYPYELTGLLGEFAEHDLDEHHALVPVDRPKGRNTAAIVAGVVTTRTRRHPDGVTRVVLLGDPTKSLGALSEPECRRVIAALDLAERMRVPLEWYALSSGARISMTSGTENMDWVAAALKRIVEFTQDGGEINIVVAGINVGAQPYWNAEATMLMHTKGILVMTPDSAMVLTGKQALDFSGGVSAEDNFGIGGYDRVMGPNGQAQYWAPDLASARDVLMSYYDHTYVAPGEDAPRRARTSDPVDRDIRDFPHSLPGSDFTTVGEIFSAEANPDRKKPFDIRTVMRALSDQDHPVLERWAGMADAETAAVQDVHLGGMPVCLLGIESRSVPRRGFPPTDGPDTYSAGTLFPRSSKKAARAINAASGNRPLVVLANLSGFDGSPESLRKLQLEYGAEIGRAIVNFRGPIVFCVISRYHGGAFVVFSKALNPNMTVLALEGSFASVLGGAPAAAVVFSGDVDARTAADPRVRELEARVAGASGADRGALTAELDELRASVRAEKIGEVAAEFDRVHDIRRAVEVGSVDAVVSAAELRPRIIEAIEARLGR, encoded by the coding sequence GTGTTCAGCCGAATCGTCATCGTCAACCGTGGTGAGGCCGCCGTGCGGCTCATCAACGCCGTCCGGGAACTGGCCGCGGAGACCGGTGCGCCGATCGAAACCGTCGCCCTGCACACCGACGTCGACCGCAACGCCACGTTCGTCCGCGCAGCCGACATCGCCTACGACCTCGGTCCCGCGTCCGCGCGCCCGTACCTCGACCTGAAGGTGCTGGAGCGCGCGCTGGTGGAGACCGGCGCGGACGCCGCGTGGGTCGGCTGGGGCTTCGTCGCCGAGGACCCGGCGTTCGCGGAGCTCTGCGAACAGGTCGGCGTCACCTTCATCGGGCCCGGCCCGGACGCGATGCGCAAGCTCGGCGACAAGATCGGCGCGAAGCTGATCGCCGAGGAGGTCGGCGTGCCGGTCGCGCCGTGGAGCCGCGGCGCGGTCGAGACCCTGGACGCGGCGCTGGAGGCGGCGGCAGGCATCGGCTACCCGCTGATGCTCAAGGCGACGGCGGGCGGCGGTGGCCGCGGCATCCGCGTGATCACCAGCGACGCCGAGCTGGTCGACGCCTACGAGCGCACCAGCCAGGAGGCCGCGCGGGCGTTCGGCAGCGGCGTCGTGTTCCTGGAGCGCCTGGTCACCGGCGCGCGGCACGTCGAGGTCCAGGTGATCGCCGACGGCCAGGGCACCGCGTGGGCGCTCGGCGTCCGCGACTGCTCGGTGCAGCGGCGCAACCAGAAGATCATCGAGGAGTCGGCGTCGCCGGTGCTCGACGCCGAGCAGGCGGCCGAGCTGAAGGCGTCGGCCGAGCGGCTGGCGGTCGCGGTCGGCTACCGCGGCGCGGCGACGGTCGAGTTCCTCTACCACCCCGGCGACCGGCTGTTCGCGTTCCTGGAGGTCAACACGCGCCTCCAGGTCGAGCACCCGATCACCGAGGCCACCACCGGGTTCGACCTGGTCAAGGCGCAGCTGTGGGTGGCGTCGGGCGGTCGGCTGGAGGGCGCGCCGCCCGCGGAGCGCGGGCACGCCGTCGAGGCCAGGCTCAACGCCGAGGACCCCGACCGCGACTTCGCGCCCTCACCCGGCCGGATCGCGCTGCTGGACCTGCCCGCCGGGCCGGGCATCCGCGTGGACACCGGCGTCAGCGAGGGCGACACCATCCCCGCCGACTTCGACTCGATGATCGCGAAGATCATCGCCTACGGCCGCGACCGGGACGAGGCGCTCGGCAGGCTGCGCCGGGCGATGGCCCAGACCTCGGTGATCATCGAGGGCGGCGCGACCAACAAGAGCTTCGTGCTCGACCTGCTCAACCGGCCCGAGGTGATCGACGCGAGCGCCGACACGGGCTGGATCGACCGGGTCCGCGCCGAGGGCGACCTCGTCTCGCACCGGCACTCCGCGGTCGCGCTGGCCGCCGCCGCCATCGAGGCGTACGAGGAGGAGGAGCGCGCCGAGCGGCAGCGCCTGCTGTCCACGGCGTTCGGCGGGCGTCCGCAGGCGCAGCACCACAGCGGCCGGCCGCTCGACCTCAAGCTGCGCGGCGTCGGCTACCGCGTGCGCGTCGCGCGGGTCGGCGCGCGGCGGTTCCGCGTCGGCATCGAGGTCGGCGACGCCGTCCGCACCGCCGACGTCGAGGTCGACCGCGTCGACCGGCACACCGGGCAGATCACCGTCAACGGCAACCGGTACCGCCTGCTCACCGGCACGCACGGGCCGATCCACCTGGTCGAGGTGGACGGTGTGACGCACCGGATCAGCCGCGACGAGGGCGGCGTGCTCCGCTCGCCGAGCCCCGCGCTGGTCGTCGCCACGCCGCTGGAGGTCGGCGCCGAGGTCGAGGCGGGCGCACCGGTGCTGGTGCTGGAGAGCATGAAGATGGAGACGGTGCTGCGGGCGCCGTTCAAGGCCCGGCTCAAGGAATGCCTCGTGTCCGTGGGCGGCCAGGTGGAGACCGGCGCGCCGCTGCTGCGCCTGGAACCGCTCGCCGACGCCGCCGACGACGGCCCCTCGACCACCGCCGTCGTCGAGCTGGACCTGCCCGCCGCGCCCGCGCACGCCCCGGCGCGGGAGCGCGCCGCGCGCGGCCAGGAGGACCTGCGGAGCCTGCTGCTCGGGTTCGACGTCGACCCGCACGACGAGGGCCGGGTGCTCGACGACTACCTCGCCGCCCGCCGGGCCGCCACCGACGACGGCCACCGGCCGCTGGCCGGGGAGTTCGACCTCGTCGGCGTGTTCGCCGACCTCGCCGAGCTGAGCCGCAACCGGCCGTCGGGCGAGGACGGCGGCGACGGCCACGTCCACAGCGCCCGCGAGTACTTCCACACCTACCTCCAAAGCCTCGACGTCGAGCGGGCGGGGCTGCCGGAGGCGTTCCAGGCCAAGCTCCGCACCGCGCTCGGGCACTACGGCGTCGCCGACCTGGAGCGCTCACCCGGCCTGGAAGCCGCGGTGTTCCGGATCTTCCTCGCCCAGCAGCGCGCGTCCGCCGACGTCGCGGTCGTCACGGCGCTGCTGCGCGCGTGGCTGGGTGAGGCGCCGCCGGACGAGACGCTGCGCGAGCCCGCCGGCCTCGTGCTGGAGCGGCTGGTGGCCGCGACGCAGGTCCGCTTCCCGGTGGTCGCCGACCTCGCGCGCGGCGTGGTGTTCGCCTGGTTCGGCCAGCCCCTGCTGCGCCGCAACCGCGCCCGCGTCTACGCCCACGTCCGCAAGCACCTCCGCCACCTCGACGCGCACCCGGACGCGCCGGACCGCGCCGAGCGCGTCGCCGAGATGGTGCGCAGCACCGAGCCGCTGGTGCGGCTGCTCGGGCAGCGGCTGGTCCGGCACGACCCGGACAACTCGGTCATGCTGGAGGTGCTGACCCGGCGGTACTACGGGAACAAGGGCCTCACCGGCGTGCGCACCGCCGAGGTCGCGGGCTGCTCGTTCGTGGTCGCCGAGCGCGCGGGCTCGCTCCTGGTCTCCGCCGCGGTGGAGTTCGCGGCGCTGGGCGGCGCGCTGCGCGGGCTCGCGGAGCTGGCGGGCGGCGACGAGGCCCTCGACGCCGACATCTACCTGTCCTGGGAGAACCAGCCGGAGGACTCCGACGCGATGGCGGCGGCGCTGCACGACGTGGTCAGCGCGCACCCGCTGCCCGCCGGGGTCCGCAGGCTCACCACGACCGTCGCGGGCAGCGGCGGCGCGGTGATGCACCACCACTTCACGTTCCGCCCGTCGACCACCGGGATGGCCGAGGAGCGGCTGATCCGCGGCCTGCACCCGTACATCGCGCAGCGGATGCAGCTGGAGCGGCTGGCCAAGTTCGACCTCACCCGGCTGCCGTCGTCGGACGAGGAGGTCTACCTGTTCCAGTGCGTGGCGCGGGAGAACCCGTCGGACGACCGGCTCGTCGCGTTCGCGCAGGTGCGCGACCTGACCGAGCTGCGCGAGCAGGGCGGCAGGCTGGTGGCGCTGCCGACGGCCGAGGACACCATCGCCACGTGCCTCGACTCGATCCGCCGCGCGCAGGCGCTGCGGCCGTCGAAGAAGCGCTTCCCCACCAACCGGATCGTGGTCTACGTCTGGCCGCCGAGCGACATCACGCGCGAGGAGCTGGAGACCATCGCCGGCCGCGTCCTGCCGACCACGGCGGGCGCGGGCCTGGAGGAGATCCTGTTCATCGCGCGGCAGCGCGACCGCGGGACCGGCGAGCTGAGGAAGATCGCCGTGCGGGTCTCCTTCGACGCCACCGGCGGCACCGAGCTGACCGTCGGCGAGCCGCCGACCGAACCGGTCGAGCCGCTGGACGACTACCGCCTGAAGGTGCTGCGCGCGAGCAGCCGCAACACGGTGTACCCGTACGAGCTGACCGGCCTGCTCGGCGAGTTCGCGGAGCACGACCTCGACGAGCACCACGCGCTGGTGCCGGTCGACCGGCCGAAGGGCCGCAACACCGCGGCGATCGTCGCGGGCGTGGTCACCACGCGGACCCGGCGGCACCCGGACGGCGTCACCAGGGTCGTGCTGCTCGGCGACCCGACGAAGTCGCTGGGCGCGCTGTCCGAGCCCGAGTGCCGCCGCGTGATCGCCGCGCTGGACCTCGCCGAGCGGATGCGGGTGCCGCTGGAGTGGTACGCGCTGTCGTCCGGCGCGCGGATCTCCATGACGTCGGGCACCGAGAACATGGACTGGGTGGCCGCGGCGCTCAAGCGGATCGTCGAGTTCACCCAGGACGGCGGCGAGATCAACATCGTCGTCGCGGGCATCAACGTCGGCGCGCAGCCGTACTGGAACGCCGAGGCGACGATGCTCATGCACACCAAGGGCATCCTGGTGATGACGCCGGACTCGGCGATGGTGCTCACCGGCAAGCAGGCGCTGGACTTCTCCGGCGGCGTGTCGGCCGAGGACAACTTCGGCATCGGCGGCTACGACCGGGTGATGGGCCCGAACGGCCAGGCGCAGTACTGGGCGCCCGACCTGGCGTCGGCGCGGGACGTGCTGATGTCCTACTACGACCACACCTACGTCGCGCCCGGCGAGGACGCGCCGCGGCGGGCCCGGACGAGCGACCCGGTCGACCGCGACATCCGCGACTTCCCGCACTCCCTGCCGGGCAGCGACTTCACCACCGTCGGCGAGATCTTCTCCGCCGAGGCGAACCCGGACCGCAAGAAGCCGTTCGACATCCGGACGGTGATGCGGGCGCTGTCCGACCAGGACCACCCGGTGCTGGAGCGCTGGGCGGGCATGGCGGACGCGGAGACCGCGGCGGTGCAGGACGTGCACCTGGGCGGCATGCCGGTGTGCCTGCTCGGCATCGAGTCGCGGTCGGTGCCGCGGCGCGGCTTCCCGCCCACCGACGGCCCGGACACCTACAGCGCGGGCACGCTGTTCCCCCGGTCGTCGAAGAAGGCCGCGCGGGCGATCAACGCGGCCAGCGGCAACCGGCCGCTGGTGGTGCTGGCGAACCTGTCCGGGTTCGACGGCTCGCCGGAGTCGCTGCGCAAGCTCCAGCTGGAGTACGGCGCGGAGATCGGCCGGGCGATCGTGAACTTCCGCGGCCCCATCGTGTTCTGCGTGATCTCGCGGTACCACGGCGGCGCGTTCGTGGTGTTCTCGAAGGCGCTGAACCCGAACATGACCGTGCTGGCGCTGGAGGGCTCGTTCGCGTCGGTGCTCGGCGGCGCGCCCGCCGCCGCGGTGGTGTTCTCCGGCGACGTCGACGCCCGCACGGCGGCCGACCCGCGCGTGCGCGAGCTGGAGGCCCGCGTCGCCGGCGCGTCCGGTGCCGACCGGGGCGCGCTGACGGCGGAGCTGGACGAGCTGCGCGCGTCGGTGCGGGCCGAGAAGATCGGCGAGGTGGCCGCGGAGTTCGACCGCGTGCACGACATCCGGCGCGCGGTCGAGGTGGGGTCGGTCGACGCGGTGGTCAGCGCCGCCGAACTCCGCCCGCGGATCATCGAGGCCATCGAGGCGCGCCTGGGGCGGTGA
- a CDS encoding AMP-binding protein codes for MVGRPGGVRPPPRFRGGPLPRSGRVPAGGSCVAPPGCHRPDDASFCVVSTSGGTGRPKGAVRSHRSWLRTFDRSTAELGIGADDDLLLPGSPGHSHFLRGAVHGLHVGGWAHLMPEFAAAEVFDLPTRHPITRPRLVAAMPHTSSGKVDRRALREWVPTSSSLREVL; via the coding sequence GTGGTCGGACGTCCCGGTGGGGTCCGGCCACCGCCGCGTTTCCGCGGTGGGCCACTCCCCCGCAGTGGGAGGGTTCCGGCGGGCGGCTCCTGCGTCGCACCGCCCGGTTGCCACCGTCCTGACGACGCGTCGTTCTGCGTCGTGTCCACCTCCGGCGGCACGGGTCGGCCCAAGGGCGCGGTCCGCTCGCACCGGTCGTGGCTGCGGACGTTCGACCGGTCGACGGCCGAGTTGGGCATCGGCGCGGACGACGACCTGCTGCTGCCGGGCTCGCCGGGTCACTCGCACTTCCTCCGCGGCGCGGTGCACGGCCTGCACGTGGGCGGGTGGGCGCACCTGATGCCGGAGTTCGCCGCCGCCGAGGTGTTCGACCTGCCGACCCGCCACCCGATCACCCGGCCGCGCCTGGTGGCGGCGATGCCGCACACGTCGAGCGGCAAGGTGGACCGCCGGGCGCTGCGGGAGTGGGTGCCGACGTCGTCGTCCCTGCGAGAGGTCCTGTGA
- a CDS encoding energy-coupling factor transporter transmembrane component T family protein: MLSLYHDADSPVHALPAGVKLLALAATGTGLFFVRSIPWLAVALGVIALCYAVARVPWRAAWRQLRPVVPFTVLIVLAQVLLTDWWTAAVVGERILALVLLANLVTLTTRTTALIEAVEAGLRPLRPLGVRPDRVGLLVALTIRFIPVIREQAEQVRAAQRARGVERSFAFLTPLLVKTLRLADGLGEAIDARGG, encoded by the coding sequence ATGCTCAGCCTCTACCACGACGCCGACTCGCCGGTGCACGCCCTGCCCGCCGGGGTGAAGTTGCTCGCGCTGGCCGCGACCGGCACGGGGTTGTTCTTCGTGCGGTCGATCCCGTGGCTCGCGGTCGCGCTCGGCGTGATCGCGCTGTGCTACGCGGTGGCCCGCGTACCGTGGCGCGCGGCGTGGCGGCAGTTGCGGCCGGTGGTGCCGTTCACGGTGCTGATCGTGCTCGCGCAGGTGCTGCTGACCGACTGGTGGACGGCGGCGGTCGTGGGCGAGCGCATCCTCGCCCTGGTGCTGCTGGCCAACCTGGTCACGCTCACCACCCGCACGACGGCGCTGATCGAGGCGGTGGAGGCCGGCCTGCGCCCGCTGCGCCCGCTGGGCGTGCGCCCGGACCGGGTGGGCCTGCTCGTGGCGCTCACCATCCGGTTCATCCCGGTGATCAGGGAGCAGGCGGAACAGGTGCGGGCGGCGCAGCGGGCGCGCGGGGTCGAGCGCAGCTTCGCGTTCCTGACGCCGCTGCTGGTGAAGACCCTCCGCCTGGCGGACGGGTTGGGGGAGGCGATCGACGCGCGAGGAGGGTGA